One Salarias fasciatus chromosome 22, fSalaFa1.1, whole genome shotgun sequence DNA segment encodes these proteins:
- the LOC115409695 gene encoding cell division cycle-associated 7-like protein produces the protein MTLTTKAPCFKSKFITAELARLFSQSDSEEDFEGFSENEEENMRCSNKQLKTKVLDSEDDSDVDTGFYSDGEAGPPSKRRRSLLVAIRFPMKTPKQEAPKKNAKKPVKENPRSKRACRGPTKKKQQQQQEDEEEDKEEEEDDGEEVLYQSLKKRDKNIQENKAMLAKLFADLDTMADLTLPSTPQKKRRASEKVTPRKRKLDAGAVSERRNPSRKARPPENFAVEEKSETTRKPSGPRIVDLKRLVAIDEEMVDQQKKTWKRKSYGRRSRQVVKSVDEITEEDLENIAYRSKDKIWDKENGSSCHQCRQKTLDTKTVCRSGFCFGSKGQFCGPCLKNRYGEDVRTVLLDPSWSCPLCRGVCNCSLCRKREGRCATGILVGLARFNGHDNVHEYLESIQKELR, from the exons ATGACCCTGACGACGAAG GCTCCATGTTTCAAATCGAAGTTTATCACCGCTGAGCTGGCCCGTCTGTTCAGCCAGTCGGACAGCGAGGAGGACTTCGAAGGCTTCAGCgagaatgaagaagaaaacatgaggTGTTCAAACAAGCAGCTCAAAACCAAG GTTTTGGACTCGGAGGACGACAGCGACGTGGACACAGGCTTCTACTCGGATGGAGAGGCGGGACCGCCatcgaagaggaggaggagtctccTAGTGGCCATAAG GTTTCCCATGAAAACTCCTAAACAGGAAGCACCTAAGAAAAACGCTAAAAAACCTGTAAAAGAAAACCCTCGTTCAAAGAGAGCATGTCGGGGGCCGacgaagaagaagcagcagcagcagcaggaggatgaagaggaggacaaggaggaagaggaggacgacggCGAGGAGGTTCTGTATCAGAGCTTGAAGAAACGAGACAAGAACATCCAGGAGAACAAGGCCATG CTGGCGAAGCTGTTCGCTGATCTGGACACCATGGCTGACCTGACGCTGCCGTCCACCCCTCAG AAGAAAAGACGGGCTTCAGAGAAGGTGACGCCACGCAAACGCAAGCTCGACGCCGGCGCCGTGTCCGAAAGGAGGAACCCGTCCCGCAAAGCCCGTCCTCCTGAGAACTTTGCGGTGGAGGAGAAGAGCGAGACCACCCGGAAACCCTCCGGCCCCCGGATCGTAGACCTGAAACGTCTGGTGGCG ATTGACGAGGAAATGGTTGATCAGCAGAAGAAAACGTGGAAGAGGAAGAGTTACGGCAGGAGGAGCCGGCAGGTGGTGAAGTCTGTGGACGAGATCACAGAAGAAGACCTGGAGAACATCGCCTACCGCAGCAAAGACAAGATCTGGGACAAAGAGAAT GGCAGCTCCTGCCACCAGTGCAGGCAGAAGACTCTGGACACCAAGACGGTGTGTCGCAGCGGCTTCTGCTTCGGGTCCAAAGGCCAGTTCTGCGGGCCGTGCCTGAAGAACCGCTACGGAGAGGACGTGCGCACTGTTCTGCTCGACCCG AGctggtcctgtccgctctgcaGAGGCGTGTGTAACTGCAGCCTGTGTCGTAAGAGGGAGGGCCGCTGCGCCACCGGCATCCTGGTGGGCTTGGCTCGCTTCAACGGCCACGACAACGTCCACGAGTATTTGGAGAG tattcAGAAAGAGTTGCGGTGA
- the LOC115409794 gene encoding galactose-specific lectin nattectin-like: protein MIIFFLLALGAASPSPDHEVQLQRGNCPMFWYSFQDRCYKYVASYMTWADAELHCVAQGANLVSVHSLEEHSFINSLIHNFDPVRKHTWNGLSDIAKEGAWMWSDGSQVNFLLWNEGEPNNGGGAGFVEHCGHTNAGIDFMWNDAGCGHELPFVCASRNICP, encoded by the coding sequence ATGATCATCTTCTTTCTGCTGGCTCTGGGCGCTGCGTCTCCCTCACCAGATCATGAAGTCCAGCTGCAGCGGGGCAACTGTCCTATGTTTTGGTACAGCTTTCAAGACCGCTGCTACAAGTACGTGGCCTCATACATGACCTGGGCAGATGCAGAGCTACACTGTGTGGCACAGGGAGCCAACCTGGTGTCTGTTCACAGTCTGGAAGAGCACAGCTTTATCAACTCCTTAATCCATAACTTTGACCCCGTTCGAAAACACACCTGGAACGGACTCAGCGACATTGCTAAAGAAGGAGCCTGGATGTGGTCCGATGGGTCTCAAGTCAACTTCCTGCTTTGGAACGAGGGAGAGCCAAACAACGGCGGAGGAGCAGGCTTTGTGGAGCACTGTGGGCACACCAACGCTGGCATCGACTTCATGTGGAATGATGCTGGGTGCGGTCATGAACTTCCCTTTGTTTGTGCATCTCGCAATATTTGTCCCTAA